The following are from one region of the Littorina saxatilis isolate snail1 linkage group LG4, US_GU_Lsax_2.0, whole genome shotgun sequence genome:
- the LOC138964626 gene encoding uncharacterized protein, with product MERSAEDLINDFKSKVEEAINLLPQIPETQREDLWTYWQVISVAVKAAVGGRGPILVKPTKTGGTSRGRPRGRGRPRVFGSQSLSQREQHVWRIESSAAIKIKHDSRNGTVVAKTAQSNAGKQNDFAEANIKVSLPNQDLSVSPVEKSTPVAVDGTVCSTGSSDPKEKSNMWDDNTSNKEQQHAVSAQWPAGFQSASSIDHGCEENSHTTENTSLVKQEVVMKTSRGEDNVPHVDFVSVPKELVATQSSETATQATGTNSTTDDNETDDVKVVTLNLQIPAHSTDAASLHQGHPTKTRKRGRPPKSTTTLSHPGQLTSSSTTAEVEDTTVDQKIPAQNFSGNGALNHEDIMTKEEDRTQNGLQSIITALELEEKKNKDAKETAPSAAKVRRSERRSAPNRDKLFCYFDKTKQEDEEKEEEEEAMKEEGEEEEGDAESGTEPVVQDTQDLYVKMQTEEEKAQQRTCTVCGVELMSASSMAVHMRVHTGDRPFSCPVCNKTFTTKGNRERHKATHVGLKAFTCTECNKKFTEKKSLKIHTRSHTGERPYGCDICQMRFFQTGTLKTHMDRHTGRKSHLCELCGKAFRQGCQLRVHMRRHAKNMAFPCKHCTKRFYTKSDMERHELKHTGERPFACDKCPETFTRQHYLREHQNTHLGRRPYKCVICGLSFHDFASCHRHVNKHKITEVEQPPQQIHVEVGHDVSTQQVIEQVQVILDQQNLPGFHGAQIQTLLIPDTVTTSGQTVSTDIATTAATADSSAQTILRKLMLGVDDSSSAEVYHVTLVDNAQDVTVTTETGQVQTVTEADFSAINLLASATTQLSLPH from the exons ATGGAGAGAAGCGCAGAAGACTTGATCAATGACTTTAAGTCAAAG GTTGAAGAGGCCATCAATCTCTTGCCCCAGATTCCGGAGACGCAACGAGAAGACCTGTGGACGTACTGGCAGGTCATCTCCGTGGCTGTCAAAGCGGCCGTAGGTGGGCGAGGTCCAATCCTTGTGAAGCCAACAAAGACCGGTGGAACATCTAGAGGACGTCCGAGGGGAAGGGGAAGGCCGCGTGTCTTTGGCTCACAGTCACTTTCGCAGAGAGAGCAGCATGTGTGGCGGATTGAGAGCAGTGCTGCCATAAAGATCAAACATGATTCACGGAATGGCACAGTAGTAGCGAAAACAGCTCAAAGCAATGCTGGAAAACAGAATGACTTCGCTGAGGCAAACATTAAGGTTTCTTTACCCAATCAAGATTTGTCCGTTTCTCCGGTAGAGAAGAGTACACCTGTGGCTGTAGATGGTACAGTGTGTAGTACAGGCAGCTCAGACCCAAAGGAGAAATCAAACATGTGGGATGACAACACCTCCAACAAAGAACAACAGCACGCAGTCTCTGCACAGTGGCCTGCGGGTTTTCAATCTGCCAGTAGCATCGATCATGGTTGTGAAGAAAACAGCCACACTACAGAAAACACGTCTCTAGTAAAGCAGGAGGTTGTTATGAAAACTTCAAGAGGAGAAGATAATGTTCCCCACGTTGATTTTGTGTCTGTCCCAAAGGAATTGGTCGCAACCCAGTCTTCTGAGACAGCAACGCAAGCTACAGGAACAAACAGCACAACTGACGACAATGAAACAGATGACGTCAAGGTAGTGACCTTAAACTTGCAGATTCCTGCACACAGCACTGATGCCGCTTCTTTGCACCAAGGACATCCGACGAAAACACGCAAACGTGGACGACCTCCCAAAAGTACCACTACATTATCCCACCCTGGGCAGTTGACTTCGAGTTCAACCACTGCAGAGGTTGAAGACACCACAGTTGATCAGAAAATACCTGCCCAGAACTTTTCGGGAAATGGTGCACTAAATCATGAAGATATTATGACCAAAGAAGAGGACAGAACACAGAATGGTCTGCAGTCCATCATCACAGCTTTGGAGctggaagagaaaaaaaacaaagatgCGAAAGAAACAGCACCCTCTGCAGCCAAAGTGCGCCGATCGGAAAGACGAAGCGCTCCAAACAGAGACAAGCTGTTTTGCTACTTTGACAAGACCAAGCAGGAGgatgaagagaaggaggaggaagaggaagccatgaaggaagagggggaggaggaggagggagatgCTGAGTCCGGTACAGAGCCAGTTGTGCAAGATACGCAGGATCTCTATGTGAAAATGCAGACAGAGGAGGAGAAGGCCCAGCAGAGAACATGCACTGTGTGTGGTGTGGAACTCATGTCAGCCTCCTCCATGGCAG TGCACATGCGGGTCCACACAGGAGATCGCCCGTTCTCCTGCCCAGTGTGCAACAAGACGTTCACCACCAAAGGCAACCGTGAGCGACACAAGGCCACCCATGTTGGGCTCAAAGCTTTCACCTGCACGGAGTGCAACAAGAAATTCACAGAGAAAAAATCCCTCAAGATTCACACGAGGAGCCACACTGGAGAGAGGCCTTATGG GTGCGACATCTGCCAAATGCGCTTCTTCCAGACAGGAACGCTGAAGACACACATGGACCGTCACACTGGCCGCAAAAGCCACCTGTGTGAACTGTGTGGTAAAGCGTTCCGCCAAGGTTGCCAGCTGCGTGTTCACATGCGTCGTCATGCAAAGAACATGGCTTTTCCGTGCAAGCATTGCACCAAGCGTTTCTACACCAAAA GTGACATGGAGCGACATGAACTGAAACACACAGGTGAACGACCGTTCGCATGCGACAAGTGCCCAGAAACGTTCACACGCCAGCACTACTTGCGCGAGCATCAGAACACACATCTGGGACGTCGGCCGTACAAATGTGTCATCTGCGGCTTGTCTTTTCATGACTTTGCGTCATGCCATCGTCAtgtcaacaaacacaaaataacgGAGGTTGAACAACCCCCACAGCAGATACATGTGGAAGTGGGACATGAT GTATCCACCCAGCAGGTGATAGAGCAGGTGCAAGTCATCCTGGATCAGCAGAACCTACCTGGTTTCCATGGCGCCCAAATCCAGACCCTGCTCATTCCAGACACGGTTACGACTAGTGGACAAACCGTCTCTACTGACATTGCTACTACCGCCGCCACTGCCGATTCATCAGCTCAGACTATTCTCAGAAAGCTCATGCTTGGTGTTGATGATTCTTCCTCTGCAGAAGTTTATCACGTCACTCTGGTTGACAATGCTCAAGATGTGACTGTTACCACGGAAACCGGTCAAGTACAGACTGTAACCGAAGCAGATTTTTCTGCCATCAACTTGTTGGCGAGTGCTACCACGCAGCTTTCTCTGCCTCACTAG